DNA from Chitinophaga pendula:
GGATATTTTCCTGGAAACCAAGGCCTTATGGCAAGGGGAAGCGATCCCGGCGGCGCCTGCTTACCAGGTGGAGCTGGAATGGGAGTTATTGGCTCCGCAGTTGGTGTTGCCGGAAGAGGCGGTGAAGATACAGGAGGTACCGGCGGTGAGGACTGGTAAGGTCCGGTTGATGCGATCGCGTATATGGTGGGCAGCAGCGGCGGTAGTCGTAGTGGTGGGTGGTGTATTATGGTTAAAGCCACCGGCTTTGCGGGTGCAGCAGACGGCGCAGCATACGGACAGTTTGCGGTTGCCTGACGGGACGGCTTTGTATATGAATGCGCATACTAAGGTAAAATATCCGCCTAAGTTCAAGGGTAACAGCCGTGATCTGTATGTGCAGCACGGGGAGGTATTCCTGGACGTGGCGCAAATGCCGGAGAAGCCATTTGTGGTGCATATGGAGGATGTGGATGTGCAGGTGTTGGGGACGGCTTTTGACCTCAAGCAGACGGCTGCGGGAGTGAAGGTGTATGTACAGAGTGGTAAGGTGCAAGCTTATTTTCGGAAGACGAAAAAGTCCGTCATCTTAACGCCGGGGCTGGAGGCTTATATGTTGCAGGCGCATGAGACGATCAGTACGCGCGAGCATCTTAAGAACAGTAATGTCATTGCCTGGAAAACGGGGCGTTTGATATTTGAGGACACCCCTTTATCAGAGGTAGGTGAAGTATTATCAAATGTGTACCATGTACAGGTTAATATAAAAGACCCATCTCTGGCAGATAAAAAGCTGGTAGCTTCTTTCCAGCAGGAGTCGCTGCCGGAGGTATTACGTACTATCTCAAAGGCCTTACAGGTCGAGGTAACACAAAAAGACAGTCTCGTAGAAATTTACTAGCAGACCCGATATGGTGGCTATCCTACATGCATTATATCAGGTGCTGCGCACTATGGCACGGCTATGCCCACGGTTTTTTTTGCCGATGGGCATCTCGTTATTTATGGCTATGCCGGTGATGAGCCAAGTGGTGCCGGCTGCGGATGGGAACGGCAAGGTGACGATCCGGGTGTACCGGGCGAACCTGAAGCAGGTGATCCGGCTGATAGAGCAGCAGACGGGGCTTACTTTTGCTATCTCCACTACGGCGCTTGACAATGCGCCCCCTATTTCCTTACAAGTGAAAGACGCTCCTTTGGAGCAGGTGTTGGGTAAGATGTTTGCCTATACTAACTATGCTTACGAGATCCGTAACAAGCAGATCATTGTGTATCCGCAGACGAGCTCTCCGCTTCTCTCCCGCTCTATCCGC
Protein-coding regions in this window:
- a CDS encoding FecR family protein, which codes for MMNTTPDIDIVIRYLEEPASEENKQALDAWLQRDPSNLDIFLETKALWQGEAIPAAPAYQVELEWELLAPQLVLPEEAVKIQEVPAVRTGKVRLMRSRIWWAAAAVVVVVGGVLWLKPPALRVQQTAQHTDSLRLPDGTALYMNAHTKVKYPPKFKGNSRDLYVQHGEVFLDVAQMPEKPFVVHMEDVDVQVLGTAFDLKQTAAGVKVYVQSGKVQAYFRKTKKSVILTPGLEAYMLQAHETISTREHLKNSNVIAWKTGRLIFEDTPLSEVGEVLSNVYHVQVNIKDPSLADKKLVASFQQESLPEVLRTISKALQVEVTQKDSLVEIY